CTCCACGCCGAGGGCGTCGCCCTGCTCGCCCCGCAGGCCGCGCGCAACACCTGGTACCCCAACTCCTTCCTCGAACCCGTCGAGTCCAACGAGCCCGGTCGCTCGTCGGGGCTGCAGGCGATCGAGGACGCTCTCGGCGAGGCGAGGGATGCCGGGATCCCCACCGAGAAAGTGCTCGTCCTCGGGTTCTCCCAGGGCGCCTGCCTCGGGACGGAGTTCGTGGCGCGCAACCCCGAGCGCTACGGCGGTCACGTCGCGTTCTCCGGGGGGCTGATCGGCGAGACGATCGACCCCGCGGAGTTCGAGGGGTCCCTGGACGGCACGCCGTCGTTCGTCGGCTGCAGCGACGTCGACCCGCACATCCCCGAGGAACGCGTCCACGTGACGACGGAGGTACTGGAGAAGTTGGAGGCGGACGTGGAAGAACGCATCTACCCCGGCATGGGCCACGGGGTCAACGACGACGAGATCGAGTACGTGAGCGGGATGGTCGCGGACCTAGTCGAGAACTGAGCAGCCGAGCGGCGCCCCGAGACGGTCGAACTCGCGACTCCCTCACAGCGTCTCCGAGGCGAAGCGACCGACGATCTTCTCCTCGGCGCGCTGGAGCCGATACTGCACCGTCGAGTGTGGCGTGTCGAGCCGCTCGGCCAGGTCCGCGACGGTGGCGTCCCGCGGC
The window above is part of the Halosimplex rubrum genome. Proteins encoded here:
- a CDS encoding alpha/beta hydrolase, which gives rise to MDGPHQGQGLATGGTPLDEAEAAMILVHGRGATAQSILGMGRQLHAEGVALLAPQAARNTWYPNSFLEPVESNEPGRSSGLQAIEDALGEARDAGIPTEKVLVLGFSQGACLGTEFVARNPERYGGHVAFSGGLIGETIDPAEFEGSLDGTPSFVGCSDVDPHIPEERVHVTTEVLEKLEADVEERIYPGMGHGVNDDEIEYVSGMVADLVEN